The following are from one region of the Mustela lutreola isolate mMusLut2 chromosome 9, mMusLut2.pri, whole genome shotgun sequence genome:
- the MKKS gene encoding molecular chaperone MKKS isoform X3, producing the protein MSRLEAKKPSLCKSEPLTSEKVRATLCVLKGILTSSYGPSGRLKQVHNGLGGCVCTTSQSSALLSNLPVTHPILKILTTSTKNHVSCFSDCGLFTAILCCNLIENVQRTGLTPTTVIKLNQHLLRLCTNYLKSESCGCRIPVDFSSPQTLLCLVRSIVTRTQPIGSLGSISPSSYGSVKDLCPAKFGFKHFLHLIPNEATICSLLLCNRNDTAWDELKLTCQTALHVLQLTIKEPCVLLGGGCTETHLAAYIRHKTCNEPESILRDDGCTQTELQLLTEAFCRALESVAGSLEHDGGEVLTDMKYGHCWSSQAESPSVVNWPDWLSRCGCGLCNSQEELHWSFLKAIQHPIAPQTCLPHEATGSSNNLTLDCFTAKLSGLQVAVETANLILDLSYVIEDKN; encoded by the exons ATGTCTCGTTTAGAAGCTAAAAAGCCATCTTTGTGTAAAAGTGAACCACTGACAAGTGAGAAAGTCAGGGCCACACTTTGTGTCTTGAAAGGAATCCTGACATCGAGCTATGGCCCTTCGGGGAGGCTGAAGCAGGTGCACAATGGCCTTGGAGGCTGCGTGTGCACCACCTCACAGTCGTCAGCCCTGCTCTCTAACCTTCCCGTCACCCATCCCATTTTAAAGATCCTGACAACATCCACGAAGAATCATGTTTCGTGCTTCAGTGACTGTGGCTTATTCACAGCCATTCTTTGCTGCAATCTGATTGAAAATGTTCAGAGAACAGGCTTGACACCCACCACTGTTATTAAATTAAACCAGCATCTGTTGCGCCTCTGCACCAATTACCTCAAGTCTGAGTCCTGTGGTTGTCGAATTCCAGTTGACTTTAGCAGTCCTCAGACCCTCCTCTGTTTGGTGCGCAGTATAGTAACAA GAACACAACCTATTGGTTCCTTAGGCTCAATATCTCCTAGTAGTTACGGAAGTGTGAAAGATTTGTGCCCAGCAAAATTTGGCTTCAAACATTTTCTTCATCTAATTCCTAATGAAGCAACTATCTGCAGCTTGCTGCTCTGCAACAGAAATGACACTGCCTGGGATGAGCTGAAG CTCACGTGTCAAACCGCACTGCACGTTTTGCAGTTAACAATCAAGGAACCATGTGTTTTGTTGGGAGGCGGCTGTACTGAAACTCATTTGGCAGCATATATCAGACACAAG ACTTGTAACGAGCCAGAAAGCATTCTCAGAGACGATGGATGTACTCAAACAGAACTTCAGCTGCTCACTGAAGCATTCTGCCGTGCATTAGAATCTGTCGCTGGCTCTTTAGAACATGATGGAGGTGAAGTTCTTACCGACATGAAGTATGGACACTGTTGGTCCAGTCAGGCAGAGTCTCCCTCTGTTGTTAACTGGCCAGATTGGCTTTCAAGGTGTGGCTGTGGGCTATGCAATAGCCAGGAAGAACTCCACTGGTCGTTCTTGAAGGCTATTCAGCATCCCATCGCACCACAAACCTGCCTTCCACATGAAGCTACAGGCTCATCCAACAACCTGACCTTGGACTGTTTCACTGCTAAGCTTAGTGGCCTGCAGGTGGCTGTGGAGACAGCCAATTTGATTTTGGATCTTTCATATGTCATTGAGGATAAAAACTGA
- the MKKS gene encoding molecular chaperone MKKS isoform X1 yields the protein MSRLEAKKPSLCKSEPLTSEKVRATLCVLKGILTSSYGPSGRLKQVHNGLGGCVCTTSQSSALLSNLPVTHPILKILTTSTKNHVSCFSDCGLFTAILCCNLIENVQRTGLTPTTVIKLNQHLLRLCTNYLKSESCGCRIPVDFSSPQTLLCLVRSIVTSKPACMLTREETDHISALVLKAFLLTIPENTKDRLILGKSIIVPLKGHRVLDSTVFPGILIEVSEVQLMKILPIKKSNAFKVALFCASLSGDLSDTGEGTMVVSSGVSLENAVLEQLLNLGRQLVSDHVDLVMCQKVLHPSLKQFLSMHQVIAIDRVGVALMEPLSKVTGTQPIGSLGSISPSSYGSVKDLCPAKFGFKHFLHLIPNEATICSLLLCNRNDTAWDELKLTCQTALHVLQLTIKEPCVLLGGGCTETHLAAYIRHKTCNEPESILRDDGCTQTELQLLTEAFCRALESVAGSLEHDGGEVLTDMKYGHCWSSQAESPSVVNWPDWLSRCGCGLCNSQEELHWSFLKAIQHPIAPQTCLPHEATGSSNNLTLDCFTAKLSGLQVAVETANLILDLSYVIEDKN from the exons ATGTCTCGTTTAGAAGCTAAAAAGCCATCTTTGTGTAAAAGTGAACCACTGACAAGTGAGAAAGTCAGGGCCACACTTTGTGTCTTGAAAGGAATCCTGACATCGAGCTATGGCCCTTCGGGGAGGCTGAAGCAGGTGCACAATGGCCTTGGAGGCTGCGTGTGCACCACCTCACAGTCGTCAGCCCTGCTCTCTAACCTTCCCGTCACCCATCCCATTTTAAAGATCCTGACAACATCCACGAAGAATCATGTTTCGTGCTTCAGTGACTGTGGCTTATTCACAGCCATTCTTTGCTGCAATCTGATTGAAAATGTTCAGAGAACAGGCTTGACACCCACCACTGTTATTAAATTAAACCAGCATCTGTTGCGCCTCTGCACCAATTACCTCAAGTCTGAGTCCTGTGGTTGTCGAATTCCAGTTGACTTTAGCAGTCCTCAGACCCTCCTCTGTTTGGTGCGCAGTATAGTAACAAGTAAGCCCGCCTGTATGCTCACCAGAGAGGAAACAGACCATATCAGTGCTTTGGTTCTGAAAGCCTTTTTGCTCACAATTCCAGAAAACACCAAAGACCGCCTCATTTTAGGAAAGAGTATAATTGTGCCTTTAAAGGGTCACAGAGTTCTAGATTCTACTGTATTCCCTGGAATACTTATAGAAGTGTCAGAAGTTCAACTGATGAAGATCTTACCCATCAAAAAATCAAATGCCTTCAAAGTGGCACTCTTTTGTGCTTCTTTATCTGGAGATCTCTCTGATACTGGAGAAGGAACTATGGTGGTCAGTTCCGGGGTCTCTCTTGAAAATGCAGTCCTGGAGCAGTTGCTTAACCTAGGAAGGCAGCTAGTTAGTGATCATGTAGACCTTGTCATGTGCCAAAAAGTTCTACACCCATCTTTGAAACAGTTTCTCAGTATGCACCAGGTAATTGCCATTGATAGAGTTGGAGTGGCTCTGATGGAACCCCTGAGTAAAGTGACAG GAACACAACCTATTGGTTCCTTAGGCTCAATATCTCCTAGTAGTTACGGAAGTGTGAAAGATTTGTGCCCAGCAAAATTTGGCTTCAAACATTTTCTTCATCTAATTCCTAATGAAGCAACTATCTGCAGCTTGCTGCTCTGCAACAGAAATGACACTGCCTGGGATGAGCTGAAG CTCACGTGTCAAACCGCACTGCACGTTTTGCAGTTAACAATCAAGGAACCATGTGTTTTGTTGGGAGGCGGCTGTACTGAAACTCATTTGGCAGCATATATCAGACACAAG ACTTGTAACGAGCCAGAAAGCATTCTCAGAGACGATGGATGTACTCAAACAGAACTTCAGCTGCTCACTGAAGCATTCTGCCGTGCATTAGAATCTGTCGCTGGCTCTTTAGAACATGATGGAGGTGAAGTTCTTACCGACATGAAGTATGGACACTGTTGGTCCAGTCAGGCAGAGTCTCCCTCTGTTGTTAACTGGCCAGATTGGCTTTCAAGGTGTGGCTGTGGGCTATGCAATAGCCAGGAAGAACTCCACTGGTCGTTCTTGAAGGCTATTCAGCATCCCATCGCACCACAAACCTGCCTTCCACATGAAGCTACAGGCTCATCCAACAACCTGACCTTGGACTGTTTCACTGCTAAGCTTAGTGGCCTGCAGGTGGCTGTGGAGACAGCCAATTTGATTTTGGATCTTTCATATGTCATTGAGGATAAAAACTGA
- the LOC131808096 gene encoding uncharacterized LOC128706666 homolog encodes MKNISWIRKNWLLVAGVSFIGVHLGTYFIQRAAKQSVKSQSTGKQESIKE; translated from the coding sequence ATGAAAAACATCAGCTGGATTAGAAAGAACTGGCTCCTCGTAGCTGGAGTGTCTTTCATAGGCGTCCACCTTGGAACATACTTTATACAGAGGGCTGCAAAGCAATCTGTAAAATCTCAGTCTACAGGCAAACAAGAGAGTATTaaagaatga